Sequence from the Collinsella aerofaciens ATCC 25986 genome:
ATGCCACAGCGCCTTCGACGAGCGCCTTGAGCGCCTGTGGGAAGAGGGCTGGGAGGTCCTGCCCCGCACGCTCTACAAGACGCCCACCGATATCGAGGGCATCAAGCGCTCGGCCGCTATCAACGTGGGCGTGCTCGATTACGTAGGCGAACACATCGCCGCGGGCATGACCACCAACCAGATTGACCAGATGATCTACGACTACACCGTCGAGCACGGTGGCACGCCGGCCGACCTCAACTACGAGGGCTATCCCAAGAGCGTGTGCACCTCGATCAACGACGTGGTCTGCCACGGTATCCCCTGCGATACGGACGTGTTGCACGAGGGCGACATCATCAACGTGGACTGCTCCACGATCCTGGACGGTTACTTTAGTGATTCGAGCCGCATGTTCTGTATCGGCGAGGTCTCGGCCGAGCGCCAGCGCCTGGTCGAGGTCACCCGTGCCAGCGTGGAGGCGGGTCTGGCCGCCGTCAAGCCGTGGCTGCCGCTGTCCGTTATGGCCGAAGCCGTGCAAAAGACGGTCGAGGACGCTGGCTTTAGCGTGGTGCGCGAGTACGGCGGACACGGCATCGGTAAGGAGTTCCACGAGGACCCGTTTGTGGGCTTTACCACCGAGGCGCCCGATGTGGACACCATCATGGCTCCGGGCATGGTCTTTACCATCGAGCCCATGGTCAATGCCGGAGCGCCCGACATCAAGATCAGCAAGGGTGACGGTTGGTGCGTGCGCACCAAGGACGGCAGCGATTCGGCTCAGTGCGAGGTACAGCTCGTAGTGACCGAGGATGGCTACGAGCTGCTGAGCTGGTAACCGTGCGGACGCCGGATGCTAACGGGCACGCCCGTCTTGCATCCGGCGTTTTATTTGAACGTTTTGCCTGATAAAACCTGCCAAAATAAACCTGTCCCTTTTTGGCAGGTCGAGCGGAGAGGACTGCTAGTGAACATCCTGGTTTTGCTGCCCGTCAATGACCGCCATCGCGCAATTCTTGAGTCGAGTGCTCCGGGCGAGGACTTTATCTACACGAGCGCCGACGCCGCCACACGTGAACAGGTCGCCGATGCCGACGTGATCTTGGGCAGCATCGACCCTGACATGCTCACGGCATGCGAGCATCTCCAGCTGTTGCAATTGCAGACCGCCGGCTATGACGACTACCTTGCCGCCGGCACCGTGCCGGCCAACGCCAAACTGTCTTGCTCGGTGGGCGCCTACGGCCAGGCCGTGAGCGAGCACATGTTTGCCATGGTGTTGTCTATGATGAAGCGCCTGCCCGGCTACCAGGATCTGCAGCGCGAACATCGCTGGGAGGACTTGGGCCCGGTCACCTCGCTCAGAAACGCCAACGTGCTGGTGCTGGGCGCAGGCGATATCGGCGGCCACTTTGCCACGCTCTGCCGCAGCATGGGCGCGCACGTCCGCGGCATCAAGCGCCATCCGCTCGTCTACCCCATTGTATTTGAGGACATGGACGGCATGGATGCCCTGTCCGAGCGCCTGGCCGAGGCCGATATCGTCGCATCCTTTATGCCGAGCACGCCCGAGACCCGTGGCTTGGCGAATGCCGAGTTCTTTGCCGCGATGAAGCCGGGCGCCTTCTTTGCCAACGGCGGCCGCGGCGATCTTGTGGTCGCCGACGACCTGGTTGCCGCCCTGGAGTCG
This genomic interval carries:
- the map gene encoding type I methionyl aminopeptidase → MYDKGPVPGRNDACWCGSGKKYKKCHSAFDERLERLWEEGWEVLPRTLYKTPTDIEGIKRSAAINVGVLDYVGEHIAAGMTTNQIDQMIYDYTVEHGGTPADLNYEGYPKSVCTSINDVVCHGIPCDTDVLHEGDIINVDCSTILDGYFSDSSRMFCIGEVSAERQRLVEVTRASVEAGLAAVKPWLPLSVMAEAVQKTVEDAGFSVVREYGGHGIGKEFHEDPFVGFTTEAPDVDTIMAPGMVFTIEPMVNAGAPDIKISKGDGWCVRTKDGSDSAQCEVQLVVTEDGYELLSW
- a CDS encoding D-2-hydroxyacid dehydrogenase, translating into MNILVLLPVNDRHRAILESSAPGEDFIYTSADAATREQVADADVILGSIDPDMLTACEHLQLLQLQTAGYDDYLAAGTVPANAKLSCSVGAYGQAVSEHMFAMVLSMMKRLPGYQDLQREHRWEDLGPVTSLRNANVLVLGAGDIGGHFATLCRSMGAHVRGIKRHPLVYPIVFEDMDGMDALSERLAEADIVASFMPSTPETRGLANAEFFAAMKPGAFFANGGRGDLVVADDLVAALESGHLAGAAVDVTDPEPLPETSPLWDAPNMLISPHVSGWFHLAATLNNVVDIAAENLRHLQAGETLRCWIEH